A stretch of the Helicoverpa zea isolate HzStark_Cry1AcR chromosome 29, ilHelZeax1.1, whole genome shotgun sequence genome encodes the following:
- the LOC124644343 gene encoding ferritin subunit-like isoform X2: protein MTMRQQIQMEVAASLQYLAMGAHFFRDVVNRPGFAQMFFDAASEEREHAMKLIEYLLMRGELTSDVTTLLQVRAPERKTWEGGVEALEHALRMESEVTKSIRNVIKSCEDDSEFNDYHLVDYLTGDFLEEQYKGQRDIAGKASTLKKLMDRHGALGEFIFDKKLIGIDI, encoded by the exons ATGACCATGAGGCAGCAGATTCAGATGGAGGTCGCTGCCTCGCTGCAGTACCTCGCCATGGGTGCTCATTTCTTTAGGGATGTT GTAAACCGCCCCGGTTTCGCTCAGATGTTCTTCGACGCTGCGTCAGAGGAACGTGAACACGCCATGAAGCTCATCGAGTACCTTCTGATGAGAGGAGAACTGACCTCTGATGTTACCACCCTGCTGCAAGTTAGG GCCCCCGAACGCAAGACCTGGGAAGGCGGAGTAGAAGCCCTGGAGCACGCGCTGCGCATGGAGAGCGAGGTCACCAAGAGCATCAGGAACGTCATCAAGTCCTGCGAAGACGACTCCGAGTTCAATGATTACCAT CTGGTTGACTACCTAACTGGAGACTTCTTGGAAGAGCAGTACAAGGGTCAACGCGACATCGCCGGCAAGGCCTCTACCCTCAAGAAGCTCATGGACCGCCACGGTGCTCTCGGAGAGTTCATCTTCGACAAGAAACTTATTGGCATCGACATCTAA